One Tachysurus fulvidraco isolate hzauxx_2018 chromosome 2, HZAU_PFXX_2.0, whole genome shotgun sequence DNA segment encodes these proteins:
- the cdc6 gene encoding cell division control protein 6 homolog isoform X1, with the protein MPTTRSQRQPTLQFPKRKSSRVSSQPKGSSQPDLDTRTVPESPRKTTFCVRNGPLSPVKAAVGAKAIPLSPRTKNVPDIRAVPLSPRHHLIQSISPSQRLPLSPRKRTGDENGCNLPPSLQGSPPKQNRPSLGSPRKLSFNENIPAFGSPPRPTSTVPVTSSTCSSSKCLKEPTKAESDAPEKVSTSVTKKSQYQFVKQALHTAVPERLLSREAERGVIVSFLEKHVVLGKPASLYISGAPGTGKTACLNCVLQERKALLKGAQIVVINCMTLRSSHSIFPLLAEKLGTTRGHSDGKLEKLLTSSGPTVLLVLDEMDQLDSKAQDVLYTIFEWPYLPKSRLCLIGIANALDLTDRILPRLQAKPHCRPQLLHFPPYSRQELAAIVQDRLTQVSGEGVLDAAAVQFCARKISAVSGDARKALDICRRAVEMVESNNRSKMSSDSTNSATNTNTKAARVSVPQVARVLSEVYGDRMTSSGGEEGESFPLQQKLLVCCLLLLTRNGKSREIQLGKLCETYSKLCQQRQVSGVGQGECLSLCSLLESRGIFSLKKAKEARLTKITLKIEEKDVENALKDRALLGSILAAGLP; encoded by the exons ATGCCCACTACTCGCTCTCAGAGACAACCAACTCTCCAGTTCCCTAAGCGCAAATCCTCCAGGGTCTCTTCCCAACCCAAAGGTTCATCTCAGCCTGATCTGGACACCAGGACTGTGCCTGAATCTCCAAGAAAGACAACCTTCTGTGTCAGAAACGGCCCACTTTCCCCTGTGAAAGCAGCTGTGGGTGCTAAAGCTATCCCTCTTTCTCCCAGAACAAAAAATGTTCCGGATATCAGGGCTGTTCCTCTGTCGCCCCGACACCATTTGATCCAAAGCATCTCTCCATCTCAAAGGCTTCCTTTGAGCCCCAGAAAGCGAacag GCGATGAGAACGGATGCAACTTGCCGCCATCTCTTCAGGGTTCTCCACCCAAACAGAACCGACCCTCGCTAGGCTCCCCTCGCAAGCTGTCCTTTAACGAGAACATCCCTGCCTTCGGATCTCCTCCCCGGCCTACATCCACAGTCCCTGTTACCTCCTCGACTTGCTCTTCTTCCAAATGCTTAAAAGAGCCCACTAAAGCTGAGTCTGATGCACCAGAGAAGGTTTCCACCTCTGTTACAAAAA AATCGCAGTACCAGTTTGTGAAACAGGCTCTTCACACAGCTGTGCCCGAGCGCCTGCTCTCTCGAGAGGCCGAGCGAGGCGTTATCGTATCCTTCCTAGAGAAACATGTGGTGCTCGGCAAGCCGGCCAGCCTGTACATCTCTGGGGCTCCTGGAACAGGGAAGACGGCCTGCTTGAACTGTGTGCTTCAAGAACGCAAG GCACTGTTAAAAGGGGCGCAGATTGTGGTGATCAACTGCATGACGCTTCGTAGCTCCCATTCGATCTTCCCTCTCCTGGCTGAAAAACTGGGAACAACCAGAGGCCACAGTGACGGCAAGCTTGAGAAACTGCTGACCAGTTCAGGCCCCACTGT ACTTTTGGTACTGGATGAAATGGACCAGCTGGACAGCAAGGCCCAAGATGTTCTCTATACCATTTTTGAATGGCCTTATCTTCCTAAGTCTCGTCTGTGCCTCATCG GTATCGCAAACGCCCTCGACCTGACGGATCGCATTTTGCCCAGACTGCAGGCAAAGCCTCACTGCAGACCACAGCTTCTTCACTTCCCACCCTACAGCCGCCAAGAGCTCGCAGCCATCGTCCAGGACCGGCTCACGCAG GTGTCAGGAGAAGGAGTTCTTGATGCTGCTGCTGTTCAGTTTTGTGCCAGAAAGATCTCTGCAGTCTCAGGAGACGCCCGGAAAGCACTAGACATCTGCAG GAGAGCTGTAGAGATGGTCGAGTCCAACAACAGATCCAAGATGTCTTCTGACTCGACAAACTCTGCTACAAACACGAATACTAAAG CAGCACGCGTGAGTGTTCCTCAGGTGGCAAGGGTTCTGTCCGAGGTCTACGGAGACCGCATGACCTCCAGTggtggagaagaaggagaaagttTCCCTCTGCAGCAGAAATTGCTAGTCTGCTGCCTGCTACTGCTTACACGCAATGGGAAGAGTCGAGAGATTCAGCTAGGAAAG CTGTGTGAGACCTACAGTAAGCTGTGCCAGCAGAGGCAGGTCAGCGGCGTGGGCCAAGGCGAGTGTCTGTCACTGTGTAGTTTACTCGAAAGCAGAGGAATCTTCTCTCTCAAGAAGGCTAAAGAAGCACGACTCACCAAG ATCACACTGAAGATCGAGGAGAAGGATGTGGAGAACGCTCTAAAGGATCGCGCATTACTGGGCAGCATCCTGGCTGCAGGCCTGCCGTGA
- the cdc6 gene encoding cell division control protein 6 homolog isoform X2, translating to MPTTRSQRQPTLQFPKRKSSRVSSQPKGSSQPDLDTRTVPESPRKTTFCVRNGPLSPVKAAVGAKAIPLSPRTKNVPDIRAVPLSPRHHLIQSISPSQRLPLSPRKRTGDENGCNLPPSLQGSPPKQNRPSLGSPRKLSFNENIPAFGSPPRPTSTVPVTSSTCSSSKCLKEPTKAESDAPEKVSTSVTKKSQYQFVKQALHTAVPERLLSREAERGVIVSFLEKHVVLGKPASLYISGAPGTGKTACLNCVLQERKALLKGAQIVVINCMTLRSSHSIFPLLAEKLGTTRGHSDGKLEKLLTSSGPTVLLVLDEMDQLDSKAQDVLYTIFEWPYLPKSRLCLIGIANALDLTDRILPRLQAKPHCRPQLLHFPPYSRQELAAIVQDRLTQVSGEGVLDAAAVQFCARKISAVSGDARKALDICRRAVEMVESNNRSKMSSDSTNSATNTNTKARVSVPQVARVLSEVYGDRMTSSGGEEGESFPLQQKLLVCCLLLLTRNGKSREIQLGKLCETYSKLCQQRQVSGVGQGECLSLCSLLESRGIFSLKKAKEARLTKITLKIEEKDVENALKDRALLGSILAAGLP from the exons ATGCCCACTACTCGCTCTCAGAGACAACCAACTCTCCAGTTCCCTAAGCGCAAATCCTCCAGGGTCTCTTCCCAACCCAAAGGTTCATCTCAGCCTGATCTGGACACCAGGACTGTGCCTGAATCTCCAAGAAAGACAACCTTCTGTGTCAGAAACGGCCCACTTTCCCCTGTGAAAGCAGCTGTGGGTGCTAAAGCTATCCCTCTTTCTCCCAGAACAAAAAATGTTCCGGATATCAGGGCTGTTCCTCTGTCGCCCCGACACCATTTGATCCAAAGCATCTCTCCATCTCAAAGGCTTCCTTTGAGCCCCAGAAAGCGAacag GCGATGAGAACGGATGCAACTTGCCGCCATCTCTTCAGGGTTCTCCACCCAAACAGAACCGACCCTCGCTAGGCTCCCCTCGCAAGCTGTCCTTTAACGAGAACATCCCTGCCTTCGGATCTCCTCCCCGGCCTACATCCACAGTCCCTGTTACCTCCTCGACTTGCTCTTCTTCCAAATGCTTAAAAGAGCCCACTAAAGCTGAGTCTGATGCACCAGAGAAGGTTTCCACCTCTGTTACAAAAA AATCGCAGTACCAGTTTGTGAAACAGGCTCTTCACACAGCTGTGCCCGAGCGCCTGCTCTCTCGAGAGGCCGAGCGAGGCGTTATCGTATCCTTCCTAGAGAAACATGTGGTGCTCGGCAAGCCGGCCAGCCTGTACATCTCTGGGGCTCCTGGAACAGGGAAGACGGCCTGCTTGAACTGTGTGCTTCAAGAACGCAAG GCACTGTTAAAAGGGGCGCAGATTGTGGTGATCAACTGCATGACGCTTCGTAGCTCCCATTCGATCTTCCCTCTCCTGGCTGAAAAACTGGGAACAACCAGAGGCCACAGTGACGGCAAGCTTGAGAAACTGCTGACCAGTTCAGGCCCCACTGT ACTTTTGGTACTGGATGAAATGGACCAGCTGGACAGCAAGGCCCAAGATGTTCTCTATACCATTTTTGAATGGCCTTATCTTCCTAAGTCTCGTCTGTGCCTCATCG GTATCGCAAACGCCCTCGACCTGACGGATCGCATTTTGCCCAGACTGCAGGCAAAGCCTCACTGCAGACCACAGCTTCTTCACTTCCCACCCTACAGCCGCCAAGAGCTCGCAGCCATCGTCCAGGACCGGCTCACGCAG GTGTCAGGAGAAGGAGTTCTTGATGCTGCTGCTGTTCAGTTTTGTGCCAGAAAGATCTCTGCAGTCTCAGGAGACGCCCGGAAAGCACTAGACATCTGCAG GAGAGCTGTAGAGATGGTCGAGTCCAACAACAGATCCAAGATGTCTTCTGACTCGACAAACTCTGCTACAAACACGAATACTAAAG CACGCGTGAGTGTTCCTCAGGTGGCAAGGGTTCTGTCCGAGGTCTACGGAGACCGCATGACCTCCAGTggtggagaagaaggagaaagttTCCCTCTGCAGCAGAAATTGCTAGTCTGCTGCCTGCTACTGCTTACACGCAATGGGAAGAGTCGAGAGATTCAGCTAGGAAAG CTGTGTGAGACCTACAGTAAGCTGTGCCAGCAGAGGCAGGTCAGCGGCGTGGGCCAAGGCGAGTGTCTGTCACTGTGTAGTTTACTCGAAAGCAGAGGAATCTTCTCTCTCAAGAAGGCTAAAGAAGCACGACTCACCAAG ATCACACTGAAGATCGAGGAGAAGGATGTGGAGAACGCTCTAAAGGATCGCGCATTACTGGGCAGCATCCTGGCTGCAGGCCTGCCGTGA